One window from the genome of Canis aureus isolate CA01 chromosome 18, VMU_Caureus_v.1.0, whole genome shotgun sequence encodes:
- the AGR2 gene encoding anterior gradient protein 2 homolog → MEKISVSAFLLLVALSYTLAKDITVKSGAKKDTKDSAPKLPQTLSRGWGDQLIWTQTYEEALYKSKTSNKPLMIIHHLDECPHSQALKKVFAENKEIQKLAEQFVLLNLVYETTDKHLSPDGQYVPRIIFVDPSLTVRADITGRYSNRLYAYEPSDIALLLDNMKKALKLLKTEL, encoded by the exons ATGGAGAAGATCTCGGTGTCAGCATTTTTGCTCCTCGTCGCCCTCTCTTACACTCTGGCCAAAGATATCACAGTTAAATCAGGAGCAAAGAAAGATACCAAGGACTCAGCCCCCAAACTGCCCCAGACCCTCTCCAGAG GTTGGGGTGATCAGCTCATCTGGACTCAGACCTATGAAGAAGCTTTATACAAATCCAAGACAAG CAACAAACCCTTAATGATTATCCATCACCTGGATGAATGCCCACACAGTCAag cTTTAAAGAAAGTGTttgctgaaaataaagaaatccagAAATTGGCAGAGCAGTTTGTCCTCCTCAATCTAGTC tatgAAACAACTGACAAACACCTTTCTCCTGATGGCCAGTATGTCCCCAGGATCATATTCGTAG aCCCATCCCTGACAGTTAGAGCTGACATCACTGGAAGATACTCAAATCGTCTCTACGCTTATGAACCTTCAGATATAGCTCTAC